A segment of the Fusobacterium ulcerans genome:
ATTTCAATAAAAGATATAAAAGGAAATGGAAATACTTCTGTAAATGGAATAGGACTCTATGCTGATGGAACAGGAACTTCTATAACAACAACTGGAGGTATATCAAACCTTAAATTATCTGTAGATTCTCCAACAAGTTCTGACAGTATAAATGCACTAGGAGCCTTTGCTGCTAATGGTGCTACCATAACAGTTAATAAAGCTACTCTTAGTTCTACACCTGATATAAAAATTCAAGGAGCCGAAGTATCTGGTAGTGCTGGGTCATACAGAGGAATTGGATTGATGGTTGACGGCGGAACTATTAATGCTCAGTATACTAATATAAAAGTTACAGATGGTGCTGCTGGAGTAGCTTCTATAGGAACAAATGGAAATATTGACTTAAGTAATGGAAAAATAGAAGTAAACAATGGATATGCAGCATATACTGATGGAATTGGAAAAATTAATTTGACAAATACTGAAATAATTCTTGGAGGAACAGCTACAGCTTTTGATATTGATAAAGGAGGAGTATCTCCACTTACTCTTACAGGAACAAAAGTTCATGTAAAATCAAATGATGTAATAGTATTTAATATAAAGAATATGCCTGCAACTACTATAAGCACGCTGCAAGGGGATGTAACTTCTGGAGTCGCAGTTACAAGTGATGCAGGAATAACAGAATATTTAGAAGCTGCTTTAGAAAGAACTACAATAACTGTAGATCAGACAATGGAAAAATCATCTAAATCTGGAGCAGATTTCTACTATTTCAATAGAGTTGTTGCTCAAAATAGTATTTTGAATGTAAATAATTCTGTTACTGCAAACTTAGCTTCTGTATCAACAGGAAGTGCATTAGGGGCAGATGCATATAAAGGACAGGTTATTGGACTAGAAATGAACTCTAGTAAAAATGCAACTTCTAATGCAACTTCAAAAATTAATATAGCTTCATCAGCAACAGTAAAAGCAGGAAGAACAGATGCAGGAGCTGGAGCAGTAGGGGCATTTATTAACTATGGAGAAATTAACAATGATGGAACTATTGAAGTACAAAAAGTAAATATTTCTGTAAAAGGTGGAACAGGTATATTTGCAACAAATGGATCAAAAGTTGATAATAAGGCAACAGGAAAAATTGATGTTTATGGAGATGAAGCATTGGGTATCTATGCAACAGCATGGAGAAAAACTTCACTGGGAACTTTAGCAGGAGAGGAATTTGGATCAAGTGCTTTAAATCAAGGAGAAACTTCAGTAATAAATAGTGGAAATATAGTAACTAATGGGGAGAAATCAGTAGGTATATATCTTGAAAATAATAGTAGAGATGCTAGTTTAGCCATTGGAATGAATAGAGAAATATCAGCTGTCAATGCAGGAAATATAACTGTTGGAAAAGACTCAATAGGAATATATGCCAGTGGAACTGGAACAGGATATGAATCTGAAACAAAAATAGGAAATACAGGAACATTGAAAGTAGGAGAAAATTCTACAGGAATGTATGGAGAAAACGCAGTTACAATAACAAATATTGGAAACCTTGAATTAGGAAAAGGCGCTACTGGTATTGCTTTAAGTCCAGATTCAAAATTGGATTCATCAGCAGTTTTGGGAACAATAACAACAACAGGAGGAGTTAGTGACAGAGTTTTACTAGCAATTCATGGGGATACAAGTTCTCCAGCAGCAACTTCAATAGCAACTCCTGGAGGAATAATAGATACAGGTTCAATAAGCAATATGACTTCATTATATGTTCAGGGAGCAACAGGAGCTTCTACTGGTTCTAGTACTACATTGAAAATTGGAGCAAGTGGAGTAGGAGTATATGTAAACAGTGGAAGTGCAACTAATGCTGGAAAAATAGAGATGGCTTCTGGAAAAACAAATGCAGTAGGAATGTATACTAAAAAAGGAACAGTTACTAATACAGGAACTATTGAAGTGGGAGATTCTACTCAATTAGGAATGGTAGGAGTAAGTTCTGATGCCAATTTAGTAAATACAGGAATTATTGATTTAAAAGGAACAGGAGCAGCAGGAATAGTTGTTCAAAATGGCGCAACAATTACAGACAGTGGAGCTTCAAATTTAACTTTCAGTTCAACAAAATCTTTTGGTATAGCAGCAGATAATGCAAAGGTTGTACTAAATGGAGGAACTGTATCAATTGCCAACTCAGGAGAAAATATATATGTTTATGCTAAAAACAATTCAAATGTAACAATAAGTAATGCAACAACAATAAATGGAGCTGTTGTTGATCCTATAAAAAAATCTGTTGGAATTTATTTAGATGGAACTAATGTTTTAACTAATAATTCAACTTTAACAGCAACAAATGGAGCAATAGGAGTATATGCAAATGGAGCTAATTCTCTGACAAATGGAATATATATTTCTACTGGAGACAGTACAGTAGGTATTTATTTTACTAATGGAGGAACTTTAGCTAATACAGTTGTAAATTCTGGTTCATCAAGTGGAAATTCAGTTGGAGTATATGCTTCTGGAGGGCAGGTAAATGTAACTGGCGGACTTGCTTTAAATATAGGAACTGGTGGTAGTACAGGTACAGGAATGTATCTTGCTGATGGAGCTGGAGTAACTGGAGGAACAATCACTGTTACAAACAACTCATCAACTGCAAATATAGGGGTATACTACACAGGAGCAAATACAAAAACAGCAGCTCATGGAGCAGAAATTATTCTTGCTGGAACTAATCAGGAAGTAGGTATTTATGCTAATGGGGGAATAAAAGTAACTAACAGCAAAAATATAACTGATAATACAGCGACTGGTTCAGTAGGAGCTTTAGTAAGCGGTGGTTCAACATATACTGCAACAGGAAACTTTAACAGAACAACAGCTGGAGCAGCAGTTGGATATTATGCAGATAATGGAACAGCAGATAATAAAGGAACAATAAGTCTGACAGGAGCTGGTTCAACAGCAGCAGGAATGGTAGCAGAAGGAACAGCTTCAGCAACAGCTGTTGTAAAAAACAGCTTAACAATAACAGCTGATAATTCAGTTGGTATGGCTGTACTGAGCGGAACAGGAACAAGTACAGGAATAAATGCTGGAACTATAAATGCAACAACAGGAACTGGAGTATATGTAAAAGGTGCAAATACAGGATTTAATGGAGCTGGTGGAACAATAAATCTGACAGGTGCAGGAACTGGTATTGTACTTGATAATACAGGAGCTGGAAAAATAACAAATGCAGGAACTATAACTCTTGCAGCTAATTCAGTAGGGGTATATGGAGATAATGCTAAAATAGATTTCCCTGTTACTATTAATGGAACATCAGGAACTGGTATATATGCAGAAAATGGTTCAGTAGTATCTGGAACTGTAAATGCTGGAAATTCAAAAGATACAGTTGCAGTTTACCTTGCAGATAATACAGCAAGTGTAAATGGAGCAGTAATAACAGCAGGAGGAGTTACAAGTACATCATCTATCGGACTATATCTTGGTGGAACAGGACTTACTCACACAGTAGGAAATTCTACAATAAATGCTCCTACTTTAGGAACTATTGGTATCCTTACAGATAATGGAAATACAATAAACTATTCAGCAACTACAAATGTAGGAAATGGCGCAATAGGAATGTATTTAAAAGGAACAGGAACTCTTCTTAATGCCAATGCGGGAACTATAAATATAACAGGAACTGGAATAGGAGTATTGGTAGATACAGGAGCTACAGCTAATCTAGGAACATCAGGAACACTTACAGTAAACTTTAATGGCGGAGGAGGAATACTTTCATTTAACAATGGAGGTACAGTAAATCTTGGAGCTAATATAGTTATTGGAAGTGGAACAGGAACACTAGCAGCTACAAAAGATGGAAATCTTTCTAACTCAGGAACTATCACAATAGGAGATGGTTCAGCTGGACTTCTTGGAGTATACAGCGCTGGAGGACCATTTACTGTATCAAATACTGCAACAGGTGTTATAAATGTACAGGCAGGAGGACTTGGACTGGTAGCTACAGGAACAGGGGCTCTGGTAACTGTTAAAAATGATAATCTGATAAATGTAACAGGAAAAGATGCAGTAGGTATGTATGCTGATGTTGGAAATATTGATAATGCGCTGGGAACAATAAATGTAACTAATAATGGTATAGGAATGTATCTGGTAGGAGCAGGAAGTATTTTAGACTTTGGAACATTAAATGTAACAAAGGGTGTAGGATATGTAGTAAATGGAGCAACATTGGGAGCAGCAACTGGAACAGTGACTCTTCATGCAGGAGATAAAGATAATTACTCTATTGGAGGATATTATTTGAATACTTCAGGAACTATAAATCTTCCAGCAATAGCAGATGCAGACTATTCAATCAAGGCAGCTATCAGTGGTGGAGTAAATACAGTAACTGGAGCAATAACAACAACTGGCGGACAAAACAAAATAGGGATATTTGCTTCAGGTTCTGATACAGGACTGGGAACAGTAACTGTAGGAGGAAAAGGAAACATAGGAGTATATGGAAAAGACAGCAAATTAACTGTAAGCGGAATAACTGTAGCTGATTCAACTCTAACTAATACAGAGGATATACCTGTTGGAGTAGTGTTGAATGGTGGAAGCTATATTGGAAGTGGAAATGTTTCTGTAGGAAATAACGGAATAGGATTATATGCAACAGGTATTCAAAATAATATACAGCATAATGGAGGAACTCTTGGTGTAGGAAATTCATCACTTGGATTCTATGGTGAAGGAACAGGAACTAACAGCTTAACTGTAAATACTACAGGAATAACACTTGGAGATAACAATTCTATAGGAGTGTATGCTAAAAATATAAACTCATCTGTAACAGGTGATATGTATGTTGGAACAAATACAAGTATAGGAATAGTAAGTGAAGGAAATGGAAATGTAACATATTCAGGGGATCTGACAATAGAAGATAAAGGAACTGGAGTAAATGATACTGGTTCAGTAGGTATCTATAAACTAGATGGAACAGGAACTGTAAATGTATTAGCAGGTAACTGGAATGTAGGAAATAATGGATATGGAATTTTCTTGAAACAGGCAGCAGAACAATCAGCAACAATTAACAATAATGCTGATATGACTTTAGAAACAGCAGCTGTAGGAATATTCTCAAGTGGAAAAAATATAGTAAATAACATTGGAGATATAACTGTAGGAAAAACAGATGTAAATGGAGAGCATGATAAAACTGATAAGCATTTAAATTCTATAGGAATGTATCTAACAGGAGGAACTGTAGCAACAAGTTCTGGAACGATAACTGTAAACCATGATCATTCAGTAGGAGTATATGGAGAAGGAACAGAAACAAGATTCACAAATACAGGAACTATCAATGTAGATAATGGTGGAGTAGGAATTCTTGTAAGAAATGGTGCAGTAGCTGTAAATGCTGTAGGAGGTGACATTAATTTAGGAGGAACACTAGCATCATGCGGAGCTGTAACAATAGGTATGGCATCATATGGAGCAGGAGCTACTATCATTAATAATGGAACTATTACAGTAAATCAAGGGGCAGGAATGCTTGTTGGTACAGGAACAATATTTGAGAATAATGGAACTATTGTAGTAAACAATGGGGTGGGAATAGAAGGTATTGGAAGTACAATAAACGCTGGACATATAGTAGTAAATGGCGGATCAGCTATAGGAAATGGTGGATTAGCAACTGCTGAAATAGGATCTGTTACAATCACACCAGATGGAACTATTAAAATCAATGGAAACTATACTTCTATTGGAGGAACTCTTTCTACAGCAGGAAATATAATAGTAGATGGAGCATATGTAGATGTAACAACTGGAACACCTCTATTTAATGCAAACAGTGTAAGCGGAGAAGTAAAACTGCTTCCAAACTTTGCAGCAACAGGAAATGGAATTTCATATGAGATAGATGGTTTTGTAAATACAGCAATGGGAGCAATTACAGGAACTAAACTTACTCCTGTAACATCACCTCTGTTTATTGCAAAAGTAACAGATAAAGGAAGCCTTGTTATAGCTAAAAGACCATATGCAGATCTAGTAATAGGAGAGCAGTTTGATGCTTTACATAAAGGACTGGATAATATTCTTAAAAATAGTGGTGGAAGTGGAAGAGATGCTGAAATTCTGAAAGGGTTGAATGAATATCTGGAAGGGCTTCCAGCAGATCAATTTGAAAGAGAGACATCATTGAAATTAGCTGAAACAAGAGGAGATATCTATGCAACTATTCAGGGAAGAATGCAGGATATCAACAGAGCATTTGACAACTCTTTCTATGAACTTGAATCTTCATACAATCTGACAAAGGACAGCAGTAAATACAGTGTTATCTATACTGATGGAAACTACAAAGATTCTACATTGGGAATAGATGACTATGATTACAAAGTAATGGGACTTCTGTATATGAAGGAAAAAGAAGGAACAGAGTATGGAAGTAAATATGGATATACAATAGGATTTGCAGGATCTAAGTTTGACTTTGATGATGGTGGATCAAAAGAGGATGTATACTCATTGAGAGTAGGAGCACATAGAGTTAAAAATCTAAGTGAGGAACATAAAGTATCATGGCTGTCAAGAATAGAACTTGGATACAACAGACATATTGCTAAGAGAAAACTTAACCTTCAAGAAACATTTGAAAATAAGGGAGAGTACAATACTTACTCTGTAGCACTTGACAACAGACTTACAAAAGTTATCTATACAGATCTTTCTAGACAGTTGGATGTATATGCTGATTTAGATTTAGAGTATGGAAAAATAGATGACTTTAAAGAAAGCGCTGGAAGCAAAGGCGGACTTGAAGTGCAGATTAAAGACAA
Coding sequences within it:
- a CDS encoding autotransporter-associated N-terminal domain-containing protein: MRKGDIEKSLKRFLKRKVSYSLSLLIAFMITGGISLGAGITAEEIQETKSDLLTRIQTEREEIKRKIAENERLIKEYNADFVELVRKGDFYSKPLFNSTQIFFTYQYLDNGKMKDRTDKEFSETIDAINKHYGTKSGRSLLRSTGNIGKDKIMSGNGVAVDNEVFRETIEVGANIVPVEPMLPEINKTINITVGVPTIGGIPSLTAPTITAPTAPATITLPTISVITPGAIASINVTAPSVPTPTVPGDKTILKPTVAIPNAVDPTMVSAPEKPTAPEIIIPEIPNVAFSSRSIGNGNKYYVDNVTGENGFIANIAVLNGDFLVDRETGKPNATTTYGGFAYTYKDYVAYTYLGATSGGLTVANNTINTMADVTTDKNFKNSNGGSYYSQGTGVQAVTTTYVGLYNNGNFIYTGKNEESTLNLREFVHMDNHGAANTFLAIKNALLKATDQSNATIAQYVSAAKAANVINAWDDAEAVSTSVGAGYAAGHGTSYVAKGMMWLNSGKIVLEGGNLSLTNQYKHVATVSTTFAINTDEIIIRPYNDGGTIYGAYNSGFLVSNDSASVNQQVLYNSGSMKIYTRDSGAYTINNGLTSTSNYGKVLNTVIVNRGIIEMSGKGSLGVYAKNAYAADGTLYMDFTDGAGIRKPVVLYGDESIGLYVTNSFAPSGNNIYGNFHADIGDTSGTANKVLNVAAADTNGGQAISNYYGDNSNTGKIEGTVGILSYKSINLDSHGIKIYSNTENSIGVVPITTTTGTSPTLTLGTGSVEVLGGESNIGMIAMDIYNSSNVLQNKGGNIASSSAVVLDGGKNNVGAVAKNGYSISIKDIKGNGNTSVNGIGLYADGTGTSITTTGGISNLKLSVDSPTSSDSINALGAFAANGATITVNKATLSSTPDIKIQGAEVSGSAGSYRGIGLMVDGGTINAQYTNIKVTDGAAGVASIGTNGNIDLSNGKIEVNNGYAAYTDGIGKINLTNTEIILGGTATAFDIDKGGVSPLTLTGTKVHVKSNDVIVFNIKNMPATTISTLQGDVTSGVAVTSDAGITEYLEAALERTTITVDQTMEKSSKSGADFYYFNRVVAQNSILNVNNSVTANLASVSTGSALGADAYKGQVIGLEMNSSKNATSNATSKINIASSATVKAGRTDAGAGAVGAFINYGEINNDGTIEVQKVNISVKGGTGIFATNGSKVDNKATGKIDVYGDEALGIYATAWRKTSLGTLAGEEFGSSALNQGETSVINSGNIVTNGEKSVGIYLENNSRDASLAIGMNREISAVNAGNITVGKDSIGIYASGTGTGYESETKIGNTGTLKVGENSTGMYGENAVTITNIGNLELGKGATGIALSPDSKLDSSAVLGTITTTGGVSDRVLLAIHGDTSSPAATSIATPGGIIDTGSISNMTSLYVQGATGASTGSSTTLKIGASGVGVYVNSGSATNAGKIEMASGKTNAVGMYTKKGTVTNTGTIEVGDSTQLGMVGVSSDANLVNTGIIDLKGTGAAGIVVQNGATITDSGASNLTFSSTKSFGIAADNAKVVLNGGTVSIANSGENIYVYAKNNSNVTISNATTINGAVVDPIKKSVGIYLDGTNVLTNNSTLTATNGAIGVYANGANSLTNGIYISTGDSTVGIYFTNGGTLANTVVNSGSSSGNSVGVYASGGQVNVTGGLALNIGTGGSTGTGMYLADGAGVTGGTITVTNNSSTANIGVYYTGANTKTAAHGAEIILAGTNQEVGIYANGGIKVTNSKNITDNTATGSVGALVSGGSTYTATGNFNRTTAGAAVGYYADNGTADNKGTISLTGAGSTAAGMVAEGTASATAVVKNSLTITADNSVGMAVLSGTGTSTGINAGTINATTGTGVYVKGANTGFNGAGGTINLTGAGTGIVLDNTGAGKITNAGTITLAANSVGVYGDNAKIDFPVTINGTSGTGIYAENGSVVSGTVNAGNSKDTVAVYLADNTASVNGAVITAGGVTSTSSIGLYLGGTGLTHTVGNSTINAPTLGTIGILTDNGNTINYSATTNVGNGAIGMYLKGTGTLLNANAGTINITGTGIGVLVDTGATANLGTSGTLTVNFNGGGGILSFNNGGTVNLGANIVIGSGTGTLAATKDGNLSNSGTITIGDGSAGLLGVYSAGGPFTVSNTATGVINVQAGGLGLVATGTGALVTVKNDNLINVTGKDAVGMYADVGNIDNALGTINVTNNGIGMYLVGAGSILDFGTLNVTKGVGYVVNGATLGAATGTVTLHAGDKDNYSIGGYYLNTSGTINLPAIADADYSIKAAISGGVNTVTGAITTTGGQNKIGIFASGSDTGLGTVTVGGKGNIGVYGKDSKLTVSGITVADSTLTNTEDIPVGVVLNGGSYIGSGNVSVGNNGIGLYATGIQNNIQHNGGTLGVGNSSLGFYGEGTGTNSLTVNTTGITLGDNNSIGVYAKNINSSVTGDMYVGTNTSIGIVSEGNGNVTYSGDLTIEDKGTGVNDTGSVGIYKLDGTGTVNVLAGNWNVGNNGYGIFLKQAAEQSATINNNADMTLETAAVGIFSSGKNIVNNIGDITVGKTDVNGEHDKTDKHLNSIGMYLTGGTVATSSGTITVNHDHSVGVYGEGTETRFTNTGTINVDNGGVGILVRNGAVAVNAVGGDINLGGTLASCGAVTIGMASYGAGATIINNGTITVNQGAGMLVGTGTIFENNGTIVVNNGVGIEGIGSTINAGHIVVNGGSAIGNGGLATAEIGSVTITPDGTIKINGNYTSIGGTLSTAGNIIVDGAYVDVTTGTPLFNANSVSGEVKLLPNFAATGNGISYEIDGFVNTAMGAITGTKLTPVTSPLFIAKVTDKGSLVIAKRPYADLVIGEQFDALHKGLDNILKNSGGSGRDAEILKGLNEYLEGLPADQFERETSLKLAETRGDIYATIQGRMQDINRAFDNSFYELESSYNLTKDSSKYSVIYTDGNYKDSTLGIDDYDYKVMGLLYMKEKEGTEYGSKYGYTIGFAGSKFDFDDGGSKEDVYSLRVGAHRVKNLSEEHKVSWLSRIELGYNRHIAKRKLNLQETFENKGEYNTYSVALDNRLTKVIYTDLSRQLDVYADLDLEYGKIDDFKESAGSKGGLEVQIKDNDYLSAQAGAGVKASQRIYAGNDISVKVTADVKYAYEFGDNYDGNKAKLKNGEEGYYSLITPEEREGKLTGKIGLTVEKANHMGVTFEVEAADEGHKKDSSIKYGVRFNYKF